From one Catellatospora sp. IY07-71 genomic stretch:
- a CDS encoding FAD-dependent oxidoreductase, with amino-acid sequence MSTPAILTVDDDPAVSRAVARDLRRHYGETYRVVRAASGAEALDALRELKLRGQQVALLLADYRMPQMNGIQFLESAMDLYPQARRVLLTAYADTDAAINAINLVDVDHYLLKPWNPPEERLYPVCDELLQAWQATPAAATAELRVVGHRWSAHSYKLRDFLARNLVPFRWYVSDDPEGARLLEAAGVTADDVPLVVTTEGKTLVQPDTATLAGNIGLTTQPASDFYDVIVIGAGPAGLGSAVYAASEGLRTVLVERRATGGQAGQSSRIENYLGFPDGVSGAQLTDRARRQALKFGAELLSAREVTALETCGSARVVHFADGTRIAAHSVVLATGVSYRMLDVPGCADLTGRGVYYGSAATEAPGCKDQEVYIVGGANSAGQAAVYFSRYASRVHILIRGEDLRRSMSRYLIDQIEAIENIEVHPFTQVERGEGEEHLERLVLTDNRTGDQTAVDASYLFIFIGAEPGTDWLDGVIDRDPHGFVLTGPDLLAGGKRPAGWPLQRDPYHLESSVPGVFAAGDVRSDSVKRVASAVGEGAMAISLVHRYLEGQ; translated from the coding sequence ATGAGCACTCCGGCGATCCTGACCGTGGACGACGATCCCGCCGTCTCCCGGGCGGTGGCACGCGACCTGCGCCGCCACTACGGCGAGACCTACCGCGTGGTGCGGGCCGCCTCCGGGGCCGAGGCCCTGGACGCGCTGCGTGAGCTGAAGCTGCGCGGCCAGCAGGTGGCCCTGCTGCTGGCCGACTACCGGATGCCGCAGATGAACGGCATCCAGTTCCTGGAATCGGCGATGGACCTGTATCCGCAGGCCCGCCGGGTGCTGCTGACCGCGTACGCGGACACCGACGCGGCGATCAACGCCATCAACCTCGTCGACGTGGACCACTACCTGCTCAAGCCGTGGAACCCGCCGGAGGAGCGCCTCTACCCCGTCTGCGACGAGCTGCTCCAGGCGTGGCAGGCGACTCCCGCGGCGGCCACCGCCGAGCTGCGCGTGGTCGGCCACCGCTGGTCCGCCCACTCGTACAAGCTGCGCGACTTCCTGGCCCGCAACCTGGTGCCGTTCCGCTGGTACGTCTCCGACGACCCGGAGGGCGCCCGGCTGCTGGAGGCGGCCGGGGTCACCGCCGACGACGTGCCGCTGGTGGTCACCACCGAGGGCAAGACGCTGGTCCAGCCGGACACGGCGACGCTGGCGGGCAACATCGGCCTGACCACCCAGCCCGCGTCCGACTTCTACGACGTGATCGTCATCGGGGCGGGCCCGGCCGGGCTCGGTTCGGCGGTGTACGCCGCCTCCGAGGGCCTGCGCACCGTGCTCGTCGAGCGCCGGGCCACCGGCGGGCAGGCCGGGCAGAGCAGCCGCATCGAGAACTACCTCGGCTTCCCCGACGGCGTCTCCGGCGCGCAGCTCACCGACCGGGCCCGGCGGCAGGCGCTCAAATTCGGCGCCGAGCTGCTCTCGGCCCGCGAGGTGACCGCGCTGGAGACCTGCGGCTCGGCCCGCGTGGTGCACTTCGCCGACGGCACCCGCATCGCCGCGCACAGCGTGGTGCTGGCCACCGGCGTGTCGTACCGGATGCTCGACGTGCCCGGCTGCGCCGACCTCACCGGCCGCGGGGTGTACTACGGCTCCGCCGCCACCGAGGCCCCCGGCTGCAAGGACCAGGAGGTCTACATCGTCGGCGGGGCCAACTCGGCCGGCCAGGCCGCCGTCTACTTCAGCCGGTACGCCAGCCGCGTGCACATCCTCATCCGGGGCGAGGACCTGCGCCGGTCCATGTCCCGCTACCTGATCGACCAGATCGAGGCGATCGAGAACATCGAGGTGCACCCGTTCACGCAGGTCGAGCGCGGCGAGGGCGAGGAGCACCTGGAGCGGCTGGTGCTGACCGACAACCGGACCGGCGACCAGACCGCGGTGGACGCGTCCTACCTGTTCATCTTCATCGGCGCCGAGCCGGGCACCGACTGGCTGGACGGCGTGATCGACCGCGACCCGCATGGCTTCGTGCTGACCGGGCCGGACCTGCTCGCGGGCGGCAAGCGCCCGGCCGGGTGGCCGCTGCAGCGCGATCCCTACCACCTGGAATCCAGCGTGCCGGGCGTGTTCGCGGCCGGTGACGTGCGGTCCGACTCGGTCAAGCGGGTCGCGTCCGCCGTCGGCGAGGGCGCCATGGCCATCTCACTCGTACACCGCTATCTGGAGGGGCAGTGA
- a CDS encoding phosphotransferase family protein translates to MRSITKPVLSGADIARLIQDGLGEQAIVTGHEEFTDGFFNAAHAVRLADGREVVLKVAPDAGLTMLTYEVDLMHTEIEFFRRAAGAGVPLPRMWHADPERGVMVMERLRGVSFEQAKKTMDPAHVLAIRRELGRISAAITAVPGERFGYPRRDGRTRSGSWRESFLQYIEDILGDATGSDRPLPRPAPEIRELVHRHAPLLDEVTSPALVHFDLWDGNVFVIADGDGWRVEGIIDGERAFYGDPVAELVSLVSFVPEAEAAAVLDGFLGRALTASEQVRLWLYRSYLWLILIAETAVRGYPEKENAELMAFATGMLTKDLDELSAV, encoded by the coding sequence ATGCGCAGCATCACCAAGCCGGTCCTGTCCGGTGCCGACATCGCCCGCCTCATCCAGGACGGCCTCGGCGAGCAGGCCATCGTCACCGGGCACGAGGAGTTCACCGACGGCTTCTTCAACGCCGCCCACGCGGTGCGGCTGGCCGACGGGCGGGAGGTCGTGCTCAAGGTCGCCCCCGACGCCGGGCTGACCATGCTGACGTACGAGGTGGACCTGATGCACACCGAGATCGAGTTCTTCCGGCGGGCGGCCGGCGCGGGCGTGCCGCTGCCCCGGATGTGGCACGCCGACCCGGAGCGCGGCGTCATGGTCATGGAGCGGCTGCGCGGCGTCTCGTTCGAGCAGGCCAAGAAGACCATGGACCCCGCGCACGTGCTGGCGATCCGGCGCGAGCTGGGCCGGATCAGCGCCGCGATCACCGCCGTGCCCGGCGAGCGCTTCGGCTACCCGCGCCGCGACGGGCGCACCCGCTCCGGCTCCTGGCGGGAGTCGTTCCTGCAGTACATCGAGGACATCCTGGGCGACGCGACCGGCTCCGACCGGCCGCTGCCCCGGCCCGCCCCCGAGATCCGCGAGCTGGTGCACCGGCACGCGCCGCTGCTCGACGAGGTCACCTCCCCGGCGCTGGTCCACTTCGACCTGTGGGACGGCAACGTGTTCGTGATCGCCGACGGCGACGGCTGGCGGGTCGAGGGCATCATCGACGGCGAGCGCGCCTTCTACGGCGACCCGGTCGCCGAGCTGGTCTCGCTGGTCTCGTTCGTGCCCGAGGCGGAGGCCGCGGCGGTGCTCGACGGCTTCCTGGGCCGGGCGCTGACCGCGTCCGAGCAGGTCCGGCTGTGGCTCTACCGCAGCTACCTGTGGCTGATCCTGATCGCCGAGACCGCGGTGCGCGGTTACCCGGAGAAGGAGAACGCCGAGCTGATGGCCTTCGCCACCGGCATGCTCACCAAGGACCTGGACGAGCTGTCCGCGGTGTGA
- a CDS encoding cellulase family glycosylhydrolase: MLAAGAAVLAPTTAAAAVPEKDWLHVQGNKVLDEAGNQVWLTGVNWFGFNASERVFHGLWSGNITTITKGMADRGMNIVRVPISTQLLLEWKNGQTVAAPNVNTYANPELAGKNNLQIFDYWLQLCEQFGLKVMLDVHSAEADNSGHIYPVWWKGTITTEQFYQAWEWVTARYKNNDTIVAMDIKNEPHGTPNSPPRAKWDNSTDQDNFKYACQTAGNRILAINPNVLILCEGIEVYPRPGETWSSPNTDPDLTPNYFYNWWGGNLRGVRDYPVNLGANQDQLMYSPHDYGPLVYEQPWFQGTFDKTSLTNDVWRPNWFYLHEDNISPLLIGEWGGRLGQDARQDKWMTALRDLIAENKLHHTFWVLNPNSGDTGGLLLDDWATWDTAKLNLLKPALWQHQNRFVSLDHQVRLGGASSATGYNLADVYGGGGGTGDTIAPSAPSSLRTTGVTSSSVSLAWNAATDNVGVTAYEVYRAGTKVATVSGLTYTDTGLAASTAYQYTVKARDAAGNVSAASSAVTGTTSGGGGGGTGCTATLRVLNSWQGGHQAEVTVTNTTTMTSAAWAVTLNIPTTLTISNLWNAVRNGNTVTNAPHNGSLAPAGSTTFGYVASGSGTPTVTACALAVP, encoded by the coding sequence ATGCTGGCGGCCGGCGCGGCCGTGCTCGCCCCGACCACCGCCGCCGCGGCCGTGCCGGAGAAGGACTGGCTGCACGTCCAGGGCAACAAGGTGCTCGACGAGGCCGGCAACCAGGTGTGGCTGACCGGTGTCAACTGGTTCGGTTTCAACGCCTCCGAGCGGGTGTTCCACGGCCTGTGGTCGGGCAACATCACCACCATCACCAAGGGCATGGCCGACCGCGGCATGAACATCGTCCGCGTGCCGATCTCCACCCAGCTGCTGCTGGAGTGGAAGAACGGCCAGACGGTCGCCGCGCCGAACGTGAACACGTACGCCAACCCGGAGCTGGCCGGAAAGAACAACCTGCAGATCTTCGACTACTGGCTGCAGCTGTGCGAGCAGTTCGGCCTGAAGGTCATGCTGGACGTGCACAGCGCCGAGGCCGACAACTCCGGCCACATCTACCCGGTGTGGTGGAAGGGCACGATCACCACCGAGCAGTTCTACCAGGCCTGGGAGTGGGTCACCGCTCGGTACAAGAACAACGACACCATCGTCGCGATGGACATCAAGAACGAGCCGCACGGCACGCCCAACTCGCCGCCGCGGGCCAAGTGGGACAACAGCACGGACCAGGACAACTTCAAGTACGCCTGCCAGACGGCGGGCAACCGGATCCTGGCGATCAACCCCAACGTGCTGATCCTGTGCGAGGGCATCGAGGTCTACCCGCGGCCGGGCGAGACCTGGAGCTCCCCGAACACCGACCCGGACCTGACGCCCAACTACTTCTACAACTGGTGGGGCGGCAACCTGCGCGGCGTGCGCGACTACCCGGTCAATTTGGGCGCCAACCAGGACCAGCTGATGTACTCGCCGCACGACTACGGCCCGCTGGTGTACGAGCAGCCGTGGTTCCAGGGCACGTTCGACAAGACCTCGCTGACCAACGACGTGTGGCGGCCGAACTGGTTCTACCTCCACGAGGACAACATCTCGCCGCTGCTGATCGGCGAGTGGGGCGGCCGGCTCGGCCAGGACGCCCGCCAGGACAAGTGGATGACCGCGCTGCGCGACCTGATCGCGGAGAACAAGCTGCACCACACGTTCTGGGTGCTCAACCCGAACTCCGGTGACACCGGCGGCCTGCTGCTCGACGACTGGGCCACCTGGGACACCGCCAAGCTCAACCTGCTCAAGCCGGCGCTGTGGCAGCACCAGAACAGGTTCGTCAGCCTCGACCACCAGGTCCGGCTGGGCGGCGCCAGCAGCGCCACCGGCTACAACCTCGCCGACGTGTACGGCGGCGGGGGCGGCACCGGCGACACCATCGCCCCGTCCGCGCCGTCGAGCCTGCGCACCACCGGCGTGACCAGCAGCTCGGTCTCGCTGGCCTGGAACGCGGCCACCGACAACGTCGGCGTCACCGCGTACGAGGTCTACCGCGCGGGCACCAAGGTGGCCACGGTCTCCGGCCTGACCTACACCGACACCGGCCTGGCCGCCTCCACGGCGTACCAGTACACGGTCAAGGCGCGCGACGCGGCCGGCAACGTCTCCGCGGCCTCGTCGGCGGTCACCGGCACCACCTCCGGCGGCGGGGGCGGCGGCACCGGCTGCACGGCCACCCTGCGGGTGCTCAACAGCTGGCAGGGCGGCCACCAGGCCGAGGTCACCGTGACGAACACGACGACCATGACCTCGGCGGCCTGGGCGGTCACGCTGAACATCCCGACCACGCTGACGATCAGCAACCTGTGGAACGCCGTCCGCAACGGCAACACGGTCACCAACGCCCCGCACAACGGCAGCCTCGCCCCGGCGGGGTCGACCACCTTCGGTTACGTGGCCAGCGGCTCGGGCACGCCCACCGTCACGGCCTGCGCCCTCGCGGTGCCGTGA
- a CDS encoding glycoside hydrolase family 9 protein, with protein sequence MRRLPSRHVRAAIAAAAVAALLFPLLPTAPAAADVDTSPVRVNQIGYLTGADKIATVVTSGGARAWQVRQASGGAVVASGTTTVYGSDRASGDTVHKADFSALTTPGSYVLWVDGTGTSVPFMISASSLYPMLGREAMQYFYFHRMGSAVEGQYLQNSGHAHAALHPGDESVPCYNSWCGSQRLNVRYSWADAGDFGIYAVNHAVSTWTLLNLLERRPAAYPDGSLAIPERANGRPDILDEVEFGSRWMSGLLPSTGLASHKVHNHVWSAFPVTSVDQENGLARSAMGPSTNATYAVARTNAQLARVLAPYDAARASTLWASAKDAWTRAEAQPNVDYATASDAEGGGDYGDSKNSDDRYAAAAELYLTALKRSDSAVSGYRSAVTGSPHYREMGQFDWAEVAATGTLSLVSVTNDLPAADLTTMRANVRAFADQIVTTLNGEGYPSLISGASAYPWGSNSFIANRMLVLGVAFDLSGNLGYLKALNRSMDYLMGNNAMRLSYVTGYGEYYETDLHDRWAWGKYPGLAYPKGWLAGGPNNELINDPATPTGRPAAKSYAPKNTAPDAWGSKENTINWNAPLVWVATYLDATTDYLVGGQPVDTAAPTVPANPRVTGTTQNSVALAWDASTDNVGVTGYDVYRGTTLLGTVATTSYTDSGLSPATAYQYTVRARDAAGNVSAASAAVTGTTQPGDVVPPAPPQNLRTTGTTSSSVTISWDPVTGAASYAVYRGGVLVAVVTGTSYTDTGLSPNTAYSYTVRARNAAGDQSVAAGPLTATTQPAPTGGALTVRYKNNDGAPADNSIRFGLQVVNSSTSSVGLTTVTARYYLTRDGASGVSVYCDWAQLGCANVRTTVVNLPSAVTGADTYVEVTFTGGTLAAGASTGEIQLRLHKPDWSAFNELNDYSRGTNTAFADAPAIPGYVGGVLSWGTPPA encoded by the coding sequence ATGAGACGCCTGCCCTCCCGGCACGTGCGCGCGGCGATCGCCGCGGCCGCCGTCGCCGCCCTGCTCTTCCCCCTGCTGCCGACCGCACCCGCGGCCGCCGACGTGGACACCAGCCCGGTCCGCGTGAACCAGATCGGCTACCTGACCGGCGCCGACAAGATCGCCACGGTGGTCACTTCCGGCGGCGCCCGCGCCTGGCAGGTGCGCCAGGCCTCCGGCGGCGCCGTCGTCGCCTCCGGCACCACCACGGTGTACGGCAGCGACCGCGCCTCCGGCGACACCGTGCACAAGGCCGACTTCAGCGCGCTGACCACGCCCGGCAGCTACGTGCTGTGGGTCGACGGCACGGGCACCAGCGTGCCGTTCATGATCTCGGCCAGCTCGCTCTACCCGATGCTGGGCCGCGAGGCGATGCAGTACTTCTACTTCCACCGCATGGGCAGCGCCGTCGAGGGCCAGTACCTGCAGAACTCCGGGCACGCGCACGCCGCGCTGCACCCCGGCGACGAGTCGGTGCCCTGCTACAACAGCTGGTGCGGCAGCCAGCGGCTCAACGTGCGCTACTCGTGGGCCGACGCGGGCGACTTCGGCATCTACGCCGTCAACCACGCGGTGTCGACGTGGACGCTGCTCAACCTGCTGGAGCGGCGGCCCGCGGCGTACCCGGACGGGTCGCTGGCGATCCCGGAGCGGGCCAACGGGCGGCCGGACATCCTGGACGAGGTCGAGTTCGGCTCGCGCTGGATGTCGGGGCTGCTGCCGTCGACCGGGCTGGCCTCGCACAAGGTGCACAACCATGTGTGGAGCGCGTTCCCGGTGACCTCGGTCGACCAGGAGAACGGGCTGGCCCGCTCGGCGATGGGGCCGTCCACGAACGCGACGTACGCCGTCGCGCGGACCAACGCGCAGCTGGCGCGGGTGCTGGCGCCGTACGACGCGGCGCGGGCGAGCACGCTGTGGGCGAGCGCCAAGGACGCCTGGACCAGGGCCGAGGCGCAGCCGAACGTCGACTATGCCACGGCCTCCGACGCCGAGGGCGGCGGCGACTACGGCGACTCGAAGAACAGCGACGACCGGTACGCCGCCGCGGCCGAGCTGTACCTGACCGCGCTCAAGCGGTCCGACAGCGCGGTCAGCGGCTACCGGAGCGCGGTGACCGGCTCGCCGCACTACCGGGAGATGGGCCAGTTCGACTGGGCCGAGGTCGCCGCGACCGGCACGCTGTCGCTGGTGAGCGTGACCAACGACCTGCCCGCCGCGGACCTGACGACGATGCGGGCGAACGTGCGCGCATTCGCGGACCAGATCGTCACCACGCTCAACGGCGAGGGCTACCCGTCGCTGATCAGCGGCGCTTCGGCGTACCCGTGGGGCTCGAACTCGTTCATCGCCAACCGGATGCTGGTGCTCGGCGTCGCGTTCGACCTGTCCGGCAACCTCGGTTATCTCAAGGCGCTGAACCGGTCGATGGACTACCTGATGGGCAACAACGCCATGCGGCTGTCCTACGTCACCGGCTACGGCGAGTACTACGAGACCGACCTGCACGACCGCTGGGCGTGGGGCAAGTACCCGGGCCTGGCGTACCCGAAGGGCTGGCTGGCCGGCGGGCCGAACAACGAGCTGATCAACGACCCGGCCACGCCCACGGGCCGCCCGGCGGCGAAGTCGTACGCGCCGAAGAACACCGCGCCCGACGCGTGGGGCTCCAAGGAGAACACGATCAACTGGAACGCGCCGCTGGTCTGGGTCGCCACCTACCTCGACGCGACCACCGACTACCTGGTGGGCGGTCAGCCGGTGGACACCGCCGCGCCGACCGTGCCCGCCAACCCACGGGTCACCGGGACCACGCAGAACAGCGTGGCCCTGGCCTGGGACGCGTCCACCGACAACGTGGGCGTGACCGGGTACGACGTGTATCGCGGCACGACCCTGCTGGGCACGGTCGCCACCACGTCCTACACCGACAGCGGGCTGAGCCCGGCCACGGCGTACCAGTACACGGTGCGCGCCCGCGACGCCGCCGGGAACGTCTCGGCCGCCTCGGCGGCGGTGACCGGCACGACCCAGCCGGGTGACGTGGTGCCGCCTGCACCGCCGCAGAACCTGCGCACCACGGGGACGACCAGCAGCTCGGTCACCATCAGCTGGGACCCGGTGACCGGCGCCGCGAGCTACGCGGTCTATCGCGGGGGCGTGCTGGTCGCCGTCGTGACGGGGACGTCGTACACCGACACGGGGCTGAGCCCGAACACCGCGTACTCGTACACGGTGCGGGCACGCAACGCCGCCGGGGACCAGTCGGTGGCGGCGGGTCCGCTCACCGCGACCACCCAGCCGGCACCCACCGGCGGTGCGCTGACCGTGCGCTACAAGAACAACGACGGCGCTCCGGCGGACAACTCGATCAGGTTCGGGCTCCAGGTGGTCAACAGCTCGACGTCGTCCGTCGGCCTGACCACGGTCACCGCCCGGTACTACCTGACCCGGGACGGCGCGAGCGGGGTCAGCGTGTACTGCGACTGGGCCCAGCTCGGCTGCGCGAACGTGCGCACCACCGTGGTGAACCTGCCCAGCGCCGTGACCGGCGCGGACACCTACGTCGAGGTCACCTTCACCGGCGGCACGCTCGCGGCGGGGGCCTCGACCGGCGAGATCCAGCTGCGGCTGCACAAGCCCGACTGGAGCGCGTTCAACGAGCTGAACGACTACAGCCGCGGCACGAACACCGCGTTCGCGGACGCGCCCGCGATCCCCGGCTACGTCGGCGGCGTGCTCTCCTGGGGCACCCCGCCGGCGTGA
- a CDS encoding extracellular solute-binding protein, whose product MTVSSELLDGMFDAARRRRGTITGLGGVAAGLVVGYLAAVLLAGPAPDPAAVEPGELVVLSGADESTGAQRRALIEQWNADPRLPDARLVEVSGGADAHRAEMVRRAQAGDGTVDIYNLDVTWTAEFADAGWIRPLDESVTDTSGFLEKPLATCRYHDKLWALPFNTDAGLLFYHADLTGENPPTNLAGIRTVTNEVFARAGGPPAGLEAGYTGQLRDYEGLTVNALEAIWAAGGEVVDGDGEVVVDSPATRAALTQLALGMTEGNPRTVLPASLGFDERAGTLAFQERRVLFMRNWPVAYGQLVAAEAGAAPLRIGTQPITDSVLGGQNLAIASGSDQPEAARRLIEFLTGERSQQLLFERGGFAATRELIYRDAAVREAFPYADDLLTAVRAARLRPVTPRYAQFSEVFRRGVGYALRHGGQLPDGFADALRAALSGAPGGPRLP is encoded by the coding sequence GTGACCGTGTCGAGTGAGCTGCTGGACGGCATGTTCGACGCCGCCCGCCGGCGCCGGGGCACGATCACGGGCCTGGGCGGCGTGGCCGCCGGGCTCGTCGTCGGCTACCTCGCCGCCGTCCTGCTGGCGGGGCCCGCGCCGGACCCGGCCGCCGTGGAGCCGGGCGAGCTGGTCGTGCTGAGCGGTGCCGACGAGAGCACCGGTGCCCAGCGCCGCGCGCTGATCGAGCAGTGGAACGCCGACCCGCGCCTGCCCGACGCGCGGCTCGTCGAGGTCAGCGGCGGCGCGGACGCGCACCGGGCGGAGATGGTCCGGCGTGCCCAGGCCGGGGACGGGACCGTCGACATCTACAACCTGGACGTCACCTGGACCGCCGAGTTCGCCGACGCGGGCTGGATCCGCCCGCTCGACGAGTCCGTCACCGACACCTCGGGCTTTCTGGAGAAGCCGCTGGCGACCTGCCGCTATCACGACAAGCTGTGGGCGCTGCCGTTCAACACCGACGCGGGCCTGCTGTTCTACCACGCGGACCTGACCGGCGAGAATCCGCCGACGAACCTGGCGGGCATCCGCACGGTCACCAACGAGGTGTTCGCCCGCGCAGGCGGGCCGCCCGCCGGGCTGGAGGCGGGCTACACCGGGCAGCTGCGCGACTACGAGGGCCTGACCGTGAACGCGCTGGAGGCGATCTGGGCGGCCGGGGGCGAGGTGGTCGACGGCGACGGCGAGGTGGTCGTCGACTCCCCCGCGACCCGGGCCGCGCTGACGCAGCTCGCGCTCGGCATGACCGAGGGCAATCCGCGTACGGTGCTGCCCGCCTCGCTGGGCTTCGACGAGCGGGCCGGCACGCTGGCGTTCCAGGAGCGCCGGGTGCTGTTCATGCGCAACTGGCCGGTGGCCTACGGCCAGCTCGTCGCCGCCGAGGCCGGGGCCGCGCCGCTGCGCATCGGCACCCAGCCGATCACCGACTCGGTGCTGGGCGGGCAGAACCTGGCCATCGCGTCGGGCAGCGACCAGCCCGAGGCGGCGCGGCGGCTGATCGAGTTCCTGACCGGCGAGCGCAGCCAGCAGCTGCTGTTCGAGCGGGGCGGCTTCGCGGCCACCCGGGAGCTGATCTATCGCGATGCGGCCGTGCGCGAGGCGTTCCCGTACGCCGACGACCTGCTGACGGCGGTGCGGGCGGCCCGGCTGCGGCCGGTGACGCCGCGCTACGCGCAGTTCAGCGAGGTGTTCCGGCGCGGGGTGGGGTATGCGCTGCGCCACGGCGGGCAGCTGCCGGACGGGTTCGCCGACGCGCTGCGCGCGGCCCTGTCCGGCGCACCGGGCGGCCCGAGGCTGCCCTGA
- a CDS encoding substrate-binding domain-containing protein — protein MSSPADPGGGPARRDGPDREMVSFVAVSLLSLVTVLAQGVPDTFLQWFGAVVGALAGGVAAQSAVVARLLDRGFDVIRVMRTVRWERFRWVLTMLARTVLGLLVALALVLALPRAVAWVKLRLDGCPPPVALRLVTTPEQLPTARDLADAFAASTADGNQGCLATGVFVYAADPVLTAEAVRLGWAAEHLLALGPRPELWLPGSTYFTAGLAGLPVATEVRPVAATPVVLALPEGADVGAGPRTRTWSQLLQSSRRYDWSVARPDPAVSFTGELATHALYAGLDGLTPAELERLLASGLDRGGYPLGDELSLLCRHASSAGGAVTSLIVTEQQLLRYQRDRELGDACPPGGRRPALRAVYPSDTLGLDFPAVRIGWADASAEQDAQARAFLSWLDTPAGRAALAAGGLRTPQPGGDLPAVEFVSTPPSGSSLATTMDAYDRARRPGRVLLALDTSGSMAAPVADGGRSRYDVAAAGIANTLRLRGPADEFGLWAFPHVGGARQLFPIEPRQLTEAQVEDALRRIRPQGPTPLYRTIADAVPAVRTDTDAVQALVVLTDGEDTGSGLSRRQLVDRVRGQGVRVFVVAVGEASCGGALAEVAGATGGTCRQASFDDLEGTVSDIFSLLWKGA, from the coding sequence GTGTCCTCTCCAGCTGACCCGGGCGGCGGGCCCGCGCGGCGGGACGGCCCCGACCGGGAGATGGTGTCGTTCGTCGCGGTCAGCCTGCTCAGCCTCGTGACCGTGCTGGCGCAGGGCGTGCCGGACACGTTCCTGCAGTGGTTCGGCGCGGTGGTCGGCGCGCTGGCCGGCGGGGTCGCCGCGCAGTCCGCCGTGGTGGCGCGGCTGCTCGACCGGGGTTTCGACGTGATCCGGGTGATGCGCACGGTGCGCTGGGAGCGGTTCCGCTGGGTGCTCACCATGCTCGCGCGCACCGTGCTGGGCCTGCTCGTCGCGCTGGCCCTGGTGCTGGCGCTGCCGAGGGCGGTGGCCTGGGTGAAGCTGCGCCTCGACGGCTGCCCCCCGCCCGTGGCGCTGCGGCTGGTGACCACGCCGGAGCAGCTGCCGACCGCGCGGGACCTGGCCGACGCGTTCGCGGCGAGCACCGCCGACGGCAACCAGGGCTGCCTGGCCACGGGCGTCTTCGTGTACGCGGCCGACCCGGTGCTGACCGCCGAGGCCGTCCGCCTCGGCTGGGCCGCCGAGCACCTGCTCGCCCTGGGCCCGCGGCCCGAGCTGTGGCTGCCCGGCTCGACCTACTTCACGGCGGGCCTGGCCGGGCTGCCGGTGGCCACGGAGGTGCGCCCGGTCGCGGCGACCCCCGTGGTGCTGGCGCTGCCCGAGGGCGCCGACGTGGGCGCCGGTCCGCGTACCCGCACCTGGAGCCAGCTGCTCCAGTCGAGCCGCCGTTACGACTGGTCCGTGGCCCGCCCCGATCCGGCGGTCTCGTTCACCGGCGAGCTGGCCACCCACGCGCTGTACGCCGGACTCGACGGCCTCACCCCCGCCGAGCTGGAACGCCTGCTCGCGAGCGGGCTCGACCGTGGCGGCTACCCGCTGGGCGACGAGCTGAGCCTGCTGTGCCGACATGCGTCCTCGGCCGGCGGCGCGGTGACCAGCCTGATCGTCACCGAGCAGCAGCTGCTGCGCTACCAGCGGGACCGGGAGCTGGGCGACGCCTGCCCGCCCGGGGGCCGCCGCCCGGCGCTGCGCGCCGTGTACCCGTCCGACACCCTCGGCCTCGACTTCCCCGCCGTGCGCATCGGCTGGGCCGACGCCTCGGCCGAGCAGGACGCCCAGGCGCGCGCCTTCCTGTCCTGGCTGGACACCCCCGCCGGGCGGGCCGCGCTGGCGGCGGGCGGGCTGCGCACCCCGCAGCCCGGCGGCGACCTGCCCGCCGTCGAGTTCGTGAGCACCCCGCCGTCCGGCTCCAGCCTCGCCACCACGATGGACGCCTACGACCGGGCTCGGCGGCCCGGCCGGGTGCTGCTGGCGCTGGACACCTCCGGTTCCATGGCCGCCCCGGTCGCCGACGGCGGCCGCAGCCGCTACGACGTGGCCGCCGCGGGCATCGCGAACACGCTGCGCCTGCGCGGACCGGCCGACGAGTTCGGGCTGTGGGCCTTCCCGCACGTGGGCGGCGCACGCCAGCTGTTCCCCATCGAGCCGCGGCAGCTCACCGAGGCGCAGGTGGAGGACGCGCTGCGGCGGATCCGGCCGCAGGGCCCCACCCCGCTCTACCGCACCATCGCCGACGCCGTGCCCGCCGTACGCACCGACACCGACGCCGTGCAGGCCCTCGTCGTGCTGACCGACGGCGAGGACACCGGCTCGGGGCTGAGCCGCCGCCAGCTCGTGGACCGGGTACGCGGCCAGGGCGTGCGCGTCTTCGTCGTCGCGGTCGGCGAGGCCAGTTGCGGCGGCGCGCTCGCCGAGGTGGCCGGGGCGACCGGCGGGACGTGCCGCCAGGCGAGCTTCGACGACCTGGAGGGCACGGTGTCCGACATCTTCTCTCTGCTGTGGAAAGGGGCGTGA